Proteins co-encoded in one Arenicella xantha genomic window:
- a CDS encoding FxsA family protein, translating to MPLLLILFLFIGMPILEISALIRVAGVIGILNTVGFSLLTAMLGAYLVKQQGIATLAKLQEEAQAGRVPAQQMVEGVALLVAGAVLLTPGFITDILGFALLVPPIRIAIVNWVARRALANQTVRYEFRGSQTRAYDSRSNDHGNVIDGEYTSPSDDTK from the coding sequence ATGCCTCTTCTTCTTATCCTATTCCTCTTTATCGGCATGCCGATACTCGAGATAAGTGCCCTTATCCGCGTCGCCGGCGTTATCGGTATTTTAAACACGGTTGGGTTTTCACTACTCACCGCCATGTTAGGCGCCTACTTGGTAAAACAGCAAGGCATTGCCACGCTGGCTAAATTGCAAGAAGAAGCTCAAGCCGGGCGAGTGCCAGCACAACAAATGGTTGAAGGCGTTGCTCTACTGGTAGCCGGCGCAGTGTTACTAACACCCGGTTTCATCACTGACATACTCGGATTTGCACTGTTAGTTCCGCCCATTCGAATCGCGATAGTCAACTGGGTTGCAAGAAGAGCCCTGGCTAACCAAACCGTGCGCTATGAGTTCCGGGGCAGTCAAACTCGCGCTTACGACAGCCGTTCCAACGATCATGGCAATGTCATAGATGGCGAGTACACTTCCCCATCTGACGACACAAAATAA
- the groES gene encoding co-chaperone GroES, whose protein sequence is MSIRPLHDRVLVRRNEEEKTSAGGIILTDSAKEKPVQGEIIAAGNGKILENGDVRPLDVKVGDQVLFGKYAGTEVKVDGEELLVMREDDIVGVVE, encoded by the coding sequence ATGTCTATTCGTCCACTTCACGACCGCGTTCTTGTACGACGCAATGAAGAAGAAAAAACATCTGCTGGCGGCATCATTCTGACCGACTCAGCCAAAGAAAAACCAGTCCAAGGCGAGATCATCGCCGCTGGTAACGGAAAAATTTTAGAAAACGGTGATGTTCGACCATTGGACGTCAAAGTTGGCGACCAAGTTTTGTTCGGCAAATACGCTGGCACTGAAGTAAAAGTTGATGGCGAAGAACTACTTGTAATGCGCGAAGACGATATCGTCGGCGTTGTAGAGTAA
- the groL gene encoding chaperonin GroEL (60 kDa chaperone family; promotes refolding of misfolded polypeptides especially under stressful conditions; forms two stacked rings of heptamers to form a barrel-shaped 14mer; ends can be capped by GroES; misfolded proteins enter the barrel where they are refolded when GroES binds), with protein MSAKDVKFGDDARTKILAGVNILADAVKVTLGPKGRNVVLDKSFGAPTITKDGVSVAKEIELEDKFENMGAQLVKEVASKTNDVAGDGTTTATVLAQAMVKEGLKAVAAGMNPMDLKRGIDKAVVCAVEELRKLSKPCENAKEIAQVGTISANSDESVGNIIAEAMDKVGKEGVITVEEGQSLENELEVVEGMQFDRGYLSPYFANKQDTMIADLESPLVLLHDKKISNIRDLLPTLEAVAKAGRPLLIVAEDVEGEALATLVVNNIRGIVKVCAVKAPGFGDRRKAMLEDIAILTGGRVISEEVGMSLETITMEDLGSAKRVQISKENTTIIDGMGEAKQIEDRVNQIRAQIEESSSDYDKEKMQERVAKLAGGVALIKVGAATEVEMKEKKARVEDALHATRAAVEEGVVPGGGVALIRTLAAVAKVKGDNADQDAGVKAIVKALEAPLRQIVSNGGDDASVVLNEVRNHKGTYGYNAGTGDYGDMIEMGILDPTKVARTALQHAASIASMIITTEVMITDVPQEAGAGGGMPDMGGMGGMGGMM; from the coding sequence ATGTCAGCAAAAGACGTAAAATTCGGTGATGACGCACGGACCAAGATTTTGGCCGGTGTTAACATTTTAGCAGACGCCGTTAAAGTAACCCTTGGCCCTAAAGGCCGCAATGTGGTTCTTGATAAGTCATTCGGCGCGCCTACCATTACTAAAGATGGTGTGTCGGTTGCTAAAGAAATCGAACTTGAAGACAAGTTCGAAAACATGGGCGCACAATTGGTGAAAGAAGTTGCTTCAAAAACCAATGACGTAGCCGGTGACGGAACAACTACTGCCACTGTTTTAGCGCAAGCAATGGTTAAGGAAGGCTTGAAAGCCGTAGCAGCGGGCATGAACCCAATGGACCTTAAGCGCGGCATCGATAAAGCGGTTGTTTGTGCGGTTGAAGAGCTTAGAAAACTTTCTAAGCCATGTGAAAACGCTAAAGAAATCGCTCAAGTAGGCACCATTTCGGCTAACTCCGATGAGTCAGTCGGTAACATCATCGCTGAAGCCATGGACAAAGTGGGTAAAGAAGGTGTTATTACTGTTGAAGAAGGCCAAAGCTTAGAGAACGAGCTTGAAGTGGTTGAAGGCATGCAGTTCGACCGTGGCTACTTGTCACCGTACTTTGCTAACAAGCAAGACACCATGATCGCTGATCTGGAAAGCCCTCTTGTGTTGTTACATGACAAGAAAATTTCTAACATCCGTGACCTATTACCAACGCTAGAAGCCGTAGCTAAAGCCGGTCGTCCATTGTTGATCGTTGCTGAAGATGTTGAAGGCGAAGCACTAGCAACCTTGGTTGTTAACAACATTCGTGGCATCGTAAAAGTGTGTGCTGTTAAAGCACCAGGTTTTGGCGATCGTCGTAAAGCCATGCTAGAAGACATTGCTATCTTGACTGGTGGCCGTGTGATTTCAGAAGAAGTCGGCATGAGCCTTGAAACCATCACAATGGAAGACCTAGGTTCTGCTAAGCGTGTGCAAATCTCTAAAGAGAACACGACTATCATTGATGGTATGGGCGAAGCCAAGCAAATCGAAGATCGCGTTAATCAAATTCGCGCGCAAATCGAAGAATCAAGCTCTGATTACGACAAAGAGAAGATGCAAGAACGTGTTGCTAAACTCGCTGGCGGCGTTGCATTGATCAAAGTTGGTGCTGCGACTGAAGTCGAAATGAAAGAGAAGAAAGCTCGCGTTGAAGATGCATTGCATGCTACTCGTGCTGCTGTTGAAGAAGGCGTGGTACCTGGCGGCGGCGTCGCCTTGATCCGCACCTTGGCTGCAGTTGCTAAAGTAAAAGGCGACAACGCAGATCAAGACGCTGGTGTAAAAGCGATTGTTAAAGCGCTCGAAGCTCCTCTACGTCAAATCGTTTCTAACGGTGGTGACGATGCTTCAGTAGTACTTAATGAAGTTCGCAACCACAAAGGAACTTACGGTTACAACGCAGGTACTGGTGATTACGGCGACATGATTGAGATGGGTATTCTTGATCCAACTAAAGTTGCTCGCACAGCCTTACAGCACGCGGCGTCAATTGCCAGCATGATTATCACTACTGAAGTAATGATCACAGATGTACCGCAAGAAGCAGGCGCCGGAGGCGGCATGCCTGATATGGGCGGAATGGGCGGAATGGGCGGCATGATGTAA